The following DNA comes from Desulfuromonas sp..
AAACATCAGCAAAAGGCCGTTATAAGGCAAATACCACAAAATGTTGTTGGTGGCATTCTTTCAGATCAAGAACTGGTTAAGATCTTTAGCCGGTCAAAAATAAATCTTGGTTTATCTGCCTGCGGTGACCCCCAAAGCACAGGTAGTAGGATTTTACAGGTGAGGCTGAGAGATTTTGAAGTGCCAATGAGTGGGGGATTCTATGTCGTTGAGTACATGGAAGAATTAGAACAATTTTTCGAAGTCGGAAAAGAAATAGTCTGTTATTCATGCCTTGATGATTTAACGGAAAAAATAAAATATTACCTGCGCAATGATTCTGAACGCGAAAAAATCAGATTAGCTGGATACGAGCGGTGCCTGAGGGAACATACCTGGAAAAAAAGATTCGAAAAAGTCTTTTTCGAAATGGGACTTAAATGAGCACCCTGTGCCCAAAGGTCACTGTTTTGATGCCCGTTTATAACGGAGAGAGGTTCCTGCATGATTCGATAAAGAGCATCCTTCAGCAAACTTTTGAAGACTTTGAGTTTTTGATCATTGATGATGGTTCGAGTGATGCTAGCAACGAAGTTGTTGAATCCTTTAAAGACTCCCGCATCAGGTTGCGGAAAAACAAAAACAACTCAGGGTTGGTCAATGTCCTCAATGATGGACTGAGGTTTGCCAGGGGCGATTATGTCGCCCGAATGGACTGCGATGACATTAGTCTTCCCGAGAGACTTGCCGCCCAGGTGGCTTTCCTGGAGGCACACCCTCGGGTGGGGGTCTGCGGAACCTGGTATCGCTCGTTCGGAGATGGCGGGGGAAGGGTGACCAGGACACCGACCGAGCCGGAAGACATCCGGGCCGGGATGCTCTTCAAGTCTGTAATCGGTCACCCCACGGTCATGTTCAACAGGGAACTCCTCCAGAGACACAAACTCCGGTACGACTCCCGGTTCGTCCACGTCGAAGACTATGAATTATGGGCGAGAGCCCTGGGATGTTTTGACATGGCCAACGTCGGCAAGGTCCTGCTGCGCTACAGGGTGCATGGCGGACAGATTTCCGCGCGGTTCTGCAAGGAGCAGCAAAAGAGGGTGGAGGCGGTGCGCATGCCGATGTTTGAGGCTCTCGGGATCGTGCCATCGGCCGATGAACTTCGGTTGCACAGGCTCCTGAGTAGGCCCCTCTCCGAAATGGGGCAGGCACTGATCGAAGATCCTGAGGGAAATGCCCCGGAGAGGGTACTTTTGTGGCTCGGCAAGCTGCAGGGGAAAAACTTGGAGCTTGCGGTCTTCCCGCAGAAGGCCTTCACGGAGATCCTGCTTGAGAGGTGGCTCGGTTTCTGGCTGAGTGGCATGCGGCGTGGGAAGGGATTGCTCCGGGGGGCGGTATTCCCTGAATTTCTCAGGTTGGCCGGACTTGGGCCGGGATACCTTGCGGGCTACCTGGTGAGAAAGGGACGCTTTTATGCCCGCGGCTGAGAGGCGACAAAGAACCGGGGGCGGAAGGCGATGAAACCGGTTGTCGTTATTCTCAATGATGCGGCTCACGTGAACGGAGGGGCCGCCAAGGTCGCCCTGCAGAGTGCGGTGGGGCTTGCCCGGAGGGGGCATCGGGTCATACTCTTCAGTGCGGTCGGACCCGTTGCCCTTCCTTCCGCCGAGACCCTGCCCGAAGGGCTTGAAGTCCATTGCCTGGAGCAACCGGATATTTTGAACGATCCGAACCGTGGCCGGGCTTTTCTGCGCGGGCTGTGGAATCTCTCCGCGGCCAGGGCCCTTGACGAGGTTTTACGGGGTTGCGACAGAGAAAAGACCGTCATCCACGTCCATTCCTGGACCAAGGCGTTGTCCTCGAGCGTGGTCCGTAGGGCGATACGGAATGGTTTCCAGGTCCTGCTCACCCTTCACGATTACTTCTCCGCCTGCCCCAACGGTGGCTTCTATAACTATCAGCGCGGCCAAAGCTGCGATTGCCCCCCCCTGTCTGTCAGGTGTCTCGTTGAAAACTGCGATTCCAGGTCGTATTCGCACAAGCTGTGGAGGGCAGCGCGGCAGGTGGTGCAAAACAGGGCCGGTCTGCTGCCCCGGCGAACTCAGAACTTACTCGCGATCTCCGAATTCAGCAAAGCCATACTACGTCCCTACTTGCCGGAAAATAGCACGATTTTCTCCCTTTGCAATCCGATCGACGTTGTACGGCAGGAGAGGGTGGCTGTCGAACGAAACAGAGCCCTGGTCATGGTCGGGCGTTTGGCGAAAGAGAAAGGGTGCGGGCTGTTTGCTGCAGCGGTCGATGCCCTCGGCCTGGAGGGAGTCCTTGTCGGTGAAGGACCCTGCCGCAATGAGATCGAGGCAAAGCACCCCTCCCTGGAAATCACCGGTTGGGTCGGAGCGGACAGGGTCGCGCAGAACCTGCGCAGGGCGAGAGCCCTGGTATTTCCCTCCCTTCTTTACGAGGTTCAGCCCCTTGCGCTCCTCGAGGCGGCTGCCCTGGGGATCCCGGCGATCGTTCCCGATCGTTCGGCCGCGATGGAGTTGGTTGAAGACGGGGAGACGGGGCTCGTTTTCAAGAGCGGGGACGGCGAAGACCTGGCCGATAAAATCAGGCTGATAAGCGAGTCCCCTGAGTTCGCCGCGGATCTCGGGGCCGCCGCCTACGCACGCTACTGGGCGAACCCTCCGACCCTGGAAAAGCATCTGGACGGTCTGCAAGAGATTTACGAGCAAATCTGCCACCGGGGTGTTTCTGCGCCCGGGGGGTGGTTCGGACGGGGATAGACGAGGAGTTCGCCCTTGGCGCAGAAAAAAATCGGCAAATTCGCGGTGGTTGTCCCGACCCTGAACCCCGGCCCGGTGTGGGATGGTTTCGCGGGCGCTGTCTGCGAACAGACCGTGGTCCCCGAGGACGTGCTCATTGTCGATTCTTCTTCAGACGGGGATTTTGGCGATCGGGTCCGAAAGGGCCCATTCTCTCTCGTCCAGATCGGGCGGGGCGACTTCAACCACGGAGGGACCCGGCAGTACGCCCTGGAACTTGTTCCACGGGCTGACATCATTGTTTTTCTTACACAGGACGCTCTCCCGGCCCATCCCGAGTCCTTCGAAAAGCTGCTTGCCTGTTTTCGTAATCCCGCTGTGGGCGTCGCCTATGGTCGGCAACTGCCGCGCCGGGGAGCGGGGGCCATCGAAGCGCATTCCCGGCTGTACAATTATGGGGCGGAGTCACAAATTCGGAGCCTTCGGGATGCAGGGCAACTCGGTCTCAAGACGGCCTTCTGTTCGAATTCCTTCGCCGCCTATCGGCGCAGTGCCCTGACGGAGGTCGGCGGCTTTCCCTCGAATGTTATTTTCGGTGAAGACATGTACGTGGCGGCCAGGATGTTGATGGCCGGATGGACCGTCGCTTATTGCGCCGAGGCCCAAGTTTACCATTCCCATCCTTATCGGCTTGCGGAGGAGTTTAGAAGAAGCTTCGACATCGGTGTTTTTCACGCCAAGGAAGAGTGGCTTCTGGAAAATTTCGGGAAGGCCGAAGGGGAGGGGATGCGCTTCGTGTTGTCAGAACTCAAGCACCTGTCCGCCGTGGATCCCGCGATGATACCATTTTCCCTCTTGCGGAATGCAGCCAAAATACTCGGCTACCGCCTCGGCCGACGCCACGAAAAAGGCCCCGACTGGTTGACGCTTCGATCAACAATGAACAAGGGCTACTGGAAACAGTTGCTTCTCATTTTATTCGGAATATGGCAAGGTGTCGCCGGGACATCGCCCTCGTTTTCAACCTTCTGGTAAAAGTCGGTTGGTATGTTAAAAAAGCAACTCCTGACATTCCTCTGTCTTGCGGCGGCCGACTTGGGCGGCCTTTTAATTGCGCTTGTCGCCGGTTTATTTCTCCGTCAAGCGATTCTGCCTCTGTTTACGGATTTGTTTGCCACCGAGGCACCCTGGCGCCTCGAGTACTTCTGGCTGTTCGCAATCAGTATCGGTGTCTTCGCCTATGAGGGGCTTTATGCGCGCCGGCGCACGGCATGGGAGGAGCTCCGGCATCTGTTGCGCGGAGCGACCGTGGCCTTTGTACTTTTCCTCGCGGTCATGACCCTTCTCAAGGCAGGTGCGGACATTTCGCGACCGGCGGTCTTTCTTGCATGGGTCTTGGCTCCCTGGTTTTTGGTCGCCATTCGCCTGAAGTTTAAAATACTGTTGTTAAAAACCGCCTTCTGGCCTCGGTCGGTGCTTTTTGCCGGTTGCGGTCCAGAGGCAATCCAGCTTGCCGCCCAGATGCAGAAGTTTCAGGAACTCGGATATGTCCTGTCCGGGTTTCTTTGCGGTGAGGGACAGGACCCGAACGGGACCGGGGCAAACCTCGGTGGCTTGGATGCCCTGGAAGCGGTTCTCGAGGGGCAGTCTGTTTACGAGGTCATTATCGCTCTCCCTGCGGAGTCCCGCCTTACACAGTTCGACCTGCTTCGACGAGCTGAAGCGCTGGTGCCCAAGGTGTCCGTCCTGCCCGAACTTTTTGATGCCGACAAGCTCAACGTGGAGGTTGAAAAAGTCGAGCGCTACTTTCTCCTTTCATTTCAGAACAATTTGATGAAGCGCTCAAACCGGCATCTGAAAAGCGCCGCAGAGATCGTGGTCCTGTTTGTGAGCCTGCCGGTCTGGGCGCCACTGCTGCTGGTGCTGGCCGTGGCGGTTAAGTTTTCCTCGCCCGGGCCGGTTCTCTTCCGGCAGGCCCGCATCGGCCGGGACGGTTCCTCCTTCGGGTGTTTGAAGTTTCGCACCATGGTCGCCGACGCCGAGGAGCGGTTGGCCGAGTATCTCCAAAAACACCCCGAAGTCCGTGCCGAATGGGAGGCCGAGCGCAAGCTCAAGAACGACCCGCGGGTTACCCCTGTTGGGCACTTTCTGCGGCGCACGAGCCTTGACGAGCTGCCTCAAGTCCTGAACGTGTTGGGGGGGCAGATGAGCCTGGTCGGTCCTCGGCCCATCGTTGCGGACGAGATCGAAAAATACGGGGAATACTTTCAATACTACCGGGCCGTATGCCCGGGGCTTTCCGGCCTGTGGCAGGTGAGCGGTCGCAATGACGTGGACTACCAGCAGCGGGTGATGCTCGACACCTTTTACGTCCGCAACTGGTCACTGTGGCTCGATTTTATGATTCTTTTGCGGACCCTTCCCGCCGTACTCAAGCGCGAAGGGGCGTATTGATGAAGAAGGGAATGCCGGTTTGATCTTCTATTATCTGCCCCTTGTCTATGCTTTCGTCCTGGGTTCTGTCGTCGGGTCCTTTTTGAACGTCTGCATCTACCGGGTTCCGGCCGGGGAGTCGATCGTCTCTCCCCGTTCCCGCTGCCCCCGGTGCCAGGCCCCGATTCGCTGGTACCAGAACATACCCATCCTCAGCTACCTTCTGCTCCGAGGGCGCTGCGGTTCCTGCCAGGTTCCCATCTCTGCAAGATACCCCTTGGTGGAAGCTTTGACGGGACTCCTTTTCGTCCTGGTCCTCTACCGCTTCGGTTTCCACCTGGCGACCCCGGTCTACTGGGTTCTGGCGGCCGCCCTGGTGACCATTACCTTTATCGACCTCGACCACCAGATCATTCCCGATGTCATCAGTCTGCCAGGGATCGGGGTCGGCTT
Coding sequences within:
- a CDS encoding glycosyltransferase encodes the protein MSTLCPKVTVLMPVYNGERFLHDSIKSILQQTFEDFEFLIIDDGSSDASNEVVESFKDSRIRLRKNKNNSGLVNVLNDGLRFARGDYVARMDCDDISLPERLAAQVAFLEAHPRVGVCGTWYRSFGDGGGRVTRTPTEPEDIRAGMLFKSVIGHPTVMFNRELLQRHKLRYDSRFVHVEDYELWARALGCFDMANVGKVLLRYRVHGGQISARFCKEQQKRVEAVRMPMFEALGIVPSADELRLHRLLSRPLSEMGQALIEDPEGNAPERVLLWLGKLQGKNLELAVFPQKAFTEILLERWLGFWLSGMRRGKGLLRGAVFPEFLRLAGLGPGYLAGYLVRKGRFYARG
- a CDS encoding glycosyltransferase family 4 protein, which gives rise to MKPVVVILNDAAHVNGGAAKVALQSAVGLARRGHRVILFSAVGPVALPSAETLPEGLEVHCLEQPDILNDPNRGRAFLRGLWNLSAARALDEVLRGCDREKTVIHVHSWTKALSSSVVRRAIRNGFQVLLTLHDYFSACPNGGFYNYQRGQSCDCPPLSVRCLVENCDSRSYSHKLWRAARQVVQNRAGLLPRRTQNLLAISEFSKAILRPYLPENSTIFSLCNPIDVVRQERVAVERNRALVMVGRLAKEKGCGLFAAAVDALGLEGVLVGEGPCRNEIEAKHPSLEITGWVGADRVAQNLRRARALVFPSLLYEVQPLALLEAAALGIPAIVPDRSAAMELVEDGETGLVFKSGDGEDLADKIRLISESPEFAADLGAAAYARYWANPPTLEKHLDGLQEIYEQICHRGVSAPGGWFGRG
- a CDS encoding glycosyltransferase — encoded protein: MAQKKIGKFAVVVPTLNPGPVWDGFAGAVCEQTVVPEDVLIVDSSSDGDFGDRVRKGPFSLVQIGRGDFNHGGTRQYALELVPRADIIVFLTQDALPAHPESFEKLLACFRNPAVGVAYGRQLPRRGAGAIEAHSRLYNYGAESQIRSLRDAGQLGLKTAFCSNSFAAYRRSALTEVGGFPSNVIFGEDMYVAARMLMAGWTVAYCAEAQVYHSHPYRLAEEFRRSFDIGVFHAKEEWLLENFGKAEGEGMRFVLSELKHLSAVDPAMIPFSLLRNAAKILGYRLGRRHEKGPDWLTLRSTMNKGYWKQLLLILFGIWQGVAGTSPSFSTFW
- the wbaP gene encoding undecaprenyl-phosphate galactose phosphotransferase WbaP yields the protein MLKKQLLTFLCLAAADLGGLLIALVAGLFLRQAILPLFTDLFATEAPWRLEYFWLFAISIGVFAYEGLYARRRTAWEELRHLLRGATVAFVLFLAVMTLLKAGADISRPAVFLAWVLAPWFLVAIRLKFKILLLKTAFWPRSVLFAGCGPEAIQLAAQMQKFQELGYVLSGFLCGEGQDPNGTGANLGGLDALEAVLEGQSVYEVIIALPAESRLTQFDLLRRAEALVPKVSVLPELFDADKLNVEVEKVERYFLLSFQNNLMKRSNRHLKSAAEIVVLFVSLPVWAPLLLVLAVAVKFSSPGPVLFRQARIGRDGSSFGCLKFRTMVADAEERLAEYLQKHPEVRAEWEAERKLKNDPRVTPVGHFLRRTSLDELPQVLNVLGGQMSLVGPRPIVADEIEKYGEYFQYYRAVCPGLSGLWQVSGRNDVDYQQRVMLDTFYVRNWSLWLDFMILLRTLPAVLKREGAY
- a CDS encoding A24 family peptidase, coding for MIFYYLPLVYAFVLGSVVGSFLNVCIYRVPAGESIVSPRSRCPRCQAPIRWYQNIPILSYLLLRGRCGSCQVPISARYPLVEALTGLLFVLVLYRFGFHLATPVYWVLAAALVTITFIDLDHQIIPDVISLPGIGVGFLCSFAIPWISWSDSLFGILLGGGSLFLVAVGYEFLAKKEGMGGGDIKLLAMLGAFLGWQAVLPVIFLSSLVGSLVGVPLMLIKKSDGKLAIPFGPFLALGAVVFLLWGPPLVRWYLSLF